A segment of the Actinomycetota bacterium genome:
GGTGAGCTGTCAGCAGACCGGAACACCGAGTTCTGCCAAGCAGCCGGCCGAAGGCCGCGCGAATCCGCCGTCACCACGCTCGCAGAGACTGCCGCGTCCCTGATCCTCGCTCGCTAGACTCGATGCGCCAGGATGCCGCCCTCGAGCCTGCCCTCGGCCCTCGGGCCCTCGTAGCTCAGTGGATAGAGCACCGGTTTCCTAAACCGGGTGTCGGAAGTTCGATTCTTCCCGAGGGCACTCTGCGTCTAAGACGAACGGGGGCACTCGGTGCCGCGTCATCGCTCGTCTGGCGGGTGCTCGTCTCGGCACGGCAGGACCGTGGACAGGATGAGGCCGAGGCCGGCGCCGCCGACGAGGTCGAGCGGAAGGTGCGCACCCACGTACATGCGACCGAACGCTGTGGTCGCCACGACGGCGACCGCGGCGGGTCGCGCCGATCGGGGCAGCACCGGCCATGCTGTCGCCGCAAGGGTGGTGGCGACAGCCGCGTGGCCCGAGACCCACCCGAGATCTCCCGCGATCCGTTCACGCACGTGCACGTCGGCCAGCAGGCTCTCGGGTCGCCCGCGGCCGGCGAGGGACTTCAGCGCCTTTGCGCCGAGCCACGCGAGCGTGCCTGCGCCCGCGAGGTCGACGGCGAGGCGCCGCCGTCCTGTGGCCGCGGCGACCAGGGCCACGATCGGCACCGTGACGAACGTTCCCGCTTGCATCACCGCGCGGACCGGGATACGGATGGCATCGGGCGCGTCGTTCGCGATCCGGAACGCCCGCTGTTCGTAGAGCGGGACCTCGGCCTTCCTCGCTTCCTCGAGGGTCGCGAGCACCATCGCGACACCGGCGGCGCCACGGATCAAGCGGTCCCCGATCATCCCCACGACAGCACCTGCCCCTCCCCGGCTCGCTGCGTCATCCCGACGGGCGCCGCAGTCTACGCCAGCGAGATGGGCGCAAGGAGCCCAGTCGGAGGGCCGGGCTCCTTGTCGAGCCCGAGAATGGGAAGTCCGCCCGGTTCGCGATGCGACGACTCAGCGCGACGTGCGCCTCAGCAGCTCACTCCGTCGAGGGAGCAGCCCGCCACTTCCCTCGCCACGGTGTTCCCGGCCACGTCGATGTTCACGATCTTGTATCCATCGTGGGTGCCGCCCAGCTCCGGGAAGGTGAGTCGGGCGCGCTCGTCTGAGATGACGATGATGTCCTTCTTGCCGTTGCGCACCGCGATGTTCTCACGCACGACCACTTTGGCCGAGGACGTGATCCAGATGCCGTACCACGCGTTCCCGTGCGTGACGTTGCGGCGGATCATGCCCGGCCCGGCGCTGATCTCGTAGCGGATCCCGCTGCGGGTGTTGTCCCATACCTCGTTGCGGGCGATGAGGTCGCCTGCCGAGTTGATGTCGAACCAGATGCCGTTGCCGATGTTGCCCCAGACCTCGTTGTGACGGACCGAGACGGAGTTGCCGGGTCGGGCGCCAGGCAGACCGCTGCGCACGAACTTCATACCTCCCGACGTGTTCCCCTCGATCGAGGGGTCGCCGTTCGCGTAGACCTGATTGTGAGCGATGATGATGTGCGAGCCCGCCCGATTGTCGAGGTTGCACCCGACGCCGTTCTGCGCGTTGTGATGGAGGACCGATCGCACGAGACGGGTGCCGGCCCCACATCGCACGCCGCGGGTGTTGAAGCCCATGATCTCGAGGCCGGCGATCTTGACGTCCTCGGCCTGTGCGAGGTAGAAGCCGTCTTCCACCCCGCCGGCGTTGACGATCGTTGCGTGACCACGGATCACCTGACCGTCACGAGGTTCGAGCGACGAGTCGATCCGGAACGTGCCGCTGACGCAGATCACGGCTCCGACCGGTTCCTTCCTGAATCGCTGGTTCAGATCCGCCGGCGCCTCGATGTGCACGTCGCACGGTCGGCGAGCCGCTGAGGCGGTCCCGGATCCGAGCACCGCGGTGATGGTGCCGGTGACGACGAACGCCGTGATGATGACGCGCTTCAGCATGAGCCCTCCTCGGGTTGCGGGCGGCTTCGGCCTCACCTCGGGCGCGGGGGAAACACGCGACTTGCGTAGGCGAAAAGGCCTAGGTCAAAGGAAGGTCATACCCTTGCAGTCTTCGAGCGCCCCGTCAAGCTCGGCCGCGCTCCGATCGACCCGAACGCGCATCAACGACGGTACACGCTCTGCCGCGCGACCCCGGTAGGTGGCGCGATCGATCTCACGTCGAGCGGCTGAGGAACCTCGCGTACTTCCGCTGACCGACGGAGGTGAGGTGGAACCCGTCGTCGTAGAACCACGAGTCGTGCGATCTCGAGAACGAGTACCAGTCGATGATGTCGGCGCCGTGCCGGCGGGCGCAGGTCCGCAGCCGCTCGTTGTTGGTCCGTCGCCAGCCACGCGGCACCTTCAGCGTGACGAGGAAGACCTGCCGGTTGCCGGCGTTGTTCACCGCGCGCCGGCAATCCGCGGGGTCGATGTAGCCGTTGTTGCCGAGGTGGATCACGACCTTGCGAGGAAGCCGGTCACGCCTCGCGAGTCGCCGGATGATCTGCGGGGCGTCGGCGAACTGCCGGCTCGTCGAGGTATCGACCGCGAAATGCCGAGCACGGAGTTCCCGCGTGGCTCCCTGCATGACCGAATCGCCGAGGGCGTACTTCCGAGCGGACGCCACGCCTGGCACGGCGAGCGAGAGCGCCACGACCGTGGACACCAACATGATGAGCGGGCGGACGCGACGGCGCATGGAACGACGGTAGCGTCGGAGCGTCGTTCCCGGCAAGGAGAGATCGGCGGTGCGGAGGATCCGCGGGGTCCGCGATCGCGCTTCCTGAACGGATCGGACTCCCGGTAGCATCGCCGCGATGGCGAACGTCGCGCACGTCGTGGTCGTCGGCGCCGGCATCGTCGGTGCCTCGGTGGCCGACGAGCTGACGGCTCGAGGGTGGCCCGACGTGAGCGTGCTCGACCGCGGTCCGCTCTTCGACAGCGGAGGTTCGACGTTCCACGCGCCCGGACTGGTCTCGCGCACGAGCGTGAGTCGCATGATGGCGCGGTTCGCGATCGAGACGGTCGACCTGATGCGCTCGCTCGAGCATGTCGACGGACCGTGCTTCGATGTGGTCGGCGCGCTCGAGGTGGCGACGACCGACGAGCGGCTCGAGGACCTGCGGCGCAAGCGGGGGTGGGCCGAGTCGTGGGGCGTCGAGGCTCGTATCGTCGACGTCGAGACGTGTGTCGCTCTCCACCCGCTGATCGATCCGGAGCGCATCGTCGGCGGGTTCCACATCCCGGGTGACGGGCTCGCGAAGGCGGCCCGAACGACCGAGGCACGCGCGCGACGTGCGACGGAGCGGGGCGCTCGGTTCCTGGGAGATCGCGAGGTGGTCGCAGTCGACGTGGAGCGGGGCAGGGTGACCGGGGTTCGGACCGCCGACGGGGAGCGGCTCCCGGCCGACGTGGTGGTCTGCAGCGCAGGGATCTGGGGCCCTCGGATCGCGTCGATGGTCGGCCTGCGCCTGCCGATGCTCCCCCTCGCGCATCTCTACGCGCAGACCGGTCCGGTCGACGGTTTCGGCGAGCCCGGCGTCGAGGCCGCCACGCCGATCGTGCGCCATCTCGAGGGCGACCTGTACTTCCGTCAGCACGACGACCGGGTGGGCATCGGATCGTTCCAGCACCGCGCGCTGCCGATCGACCCGGCCGACACCCTCGTCGGAGCACCGGCGACCGCGACGCTGCCGTTCACGCCAGAGGATTTCGAGAGCTCCTGGAAGACGGCGGTCGAGCTGATGCCTCGCATCGGGCCCGTCGGCGTGGCCGAGGCGTTCGACGGCGTGTTCTCGTTCACGCCCGACGGCTACCCGCTGATCGGCGAGTCGCTCGAGGCGCGCGGCTTCTGGGTCGCCGAGTCCGTCTGGATCACGCATTCGGTCGGGGTGGCGAGGGCGCTCGCGGAGTGGATCGTCGAGGGGCAGCCCGAGGTCGACGTGCACGAGGCCGACGTGCACCGGTTCGAGCTGTTCCAGCGGTCGACCGCGTACTTCGTGCCGCGAAGCATCACGAACCACGACGAGGTCTACGACGTGCATCATCCGCTCGAGCCGGTGCATCGTCCGAGGCCGATGCGCGTGAGCCCGTGGATCGGGCGCCAACGCGAGCTCAGAGCGGTGTTCGTCGAGGGTCAGGGGTGGGAGCGACCGGCGTGGTACGAGGCCAACGCCGACCTCGCCGGCCGGCTCGGCCTCGAGATCGCCACCCGCGACGACTGGCACGCGCGATGGTGGTCGCCGATCGCGGTCGCCGAGCATGTGGCCACGCGGCGGGGGGTGGGGGTGTTCGACCTCACGCCGCTGCGGCGGCTCGAGGTCGCGGGCGACGGCGCGCTCGCGTGGCTGGCGGAGTTGAGCAGCGCCGACCTCGATCGGCCGGCCGGCTCGGTCGCCTACACGCTCGTGCTCGGTCCTCGCGGGACCGTGCTCACCGACGCGATCGTTGCGCGCCTGGCGCCGGATCGGTGGACCGTCGGCCTGGGCACACCCGCCGACGTGGCGCTGCTGCAGCGCGCGGCTCCCGACGACGGGTCGGTCGACGTGCGGGACGTGACGACGGCGACGTGCGCGCTCGGACTGTGGGGCCCGCAGGCCACCGACGTGCTCGGTCCGCTCGTGGACGGTGGCGCCGGCTCGCTCGCGTTCGGCCGGTTCCGGGTCCGCGAGCTCGATGTGGCCGGGGTGCCGGTGACCGCGCAGTCGGTCTCCTACGTCGGCGAGCCGGGGTGGGAGCTCACGACGACCGCGGATCTCGGGCTGCACCTGTGGGACCTCGTGTGGGAGGCGGGCCGTGGCGTCGGCCTCGTCGCCGCCGGACGTCGGGCGTTCGAGACGTTGCGCCTCGAGGCCGGATATCCGGCAGCGGGCGTCGACGTGACCGCGGAGCACGCGCCGGGCCCCGCCGGGCTCACCCGATTCACTCGTGAAGCCAGCGAGGGCGACGCCGCCTCCCGGGTGCTCGTGCGGCTTGAACTGGACGGCATCGTGAGCGGCGGGGAACCGGTGCGCGCGGGCGACCGCACGATCGGCTACGTCACGAGCGGGGGACGCGCCGGCGGTCCGGGCCTCGCGTTCGCGTGGCTCGATCGCGATCACCCGGCCGGTGTCGACGTGATCGCGTTCGATCGGCCGGTCGCGGCCCGCGTGATCGCCCGGGCCTGACCGGCCCGATCAGCCGAGCGAACCGAGCGCCCCGCCGAGCGTCTCGATCGAGGCCTCCGTGATCGGGTCGACGACGAGGATCACCTCGTCGGCGCCGGCCCGCCCCATCGCCTCGATCGCCTCCGCGATCGCGGCCGGCGGACCGGTGACCGGCGGAGCGCTCGGGTCGAGCGGGCGTTCTTGGGTGCTCGGGTCGAGGGCCACCAGCAGGCAGACGCTGCGCTCGATCCCAGCGGGGTCGCGGCCCACGTCGCGCGCGATCGCGTCGATCTCGGCGTTGCGCATCGCGAACCCGTCGGGGGAGTTTCCGTACCAGTCGAACCAGGTGTTCCACGCGTCGACGTGGGGGAGCGCCGCGGTGAGCACCCGGCGGCCCGTGCTTCCGATCATCAGCCGGGGCCGGCGTAGGGGCTGCGGCAACAACACCGCGTCGTCGACCTGCACGTGCTCGCCGCGCATCGTGACCCGCTCCCCCGATACGAGGCGACGGATCACCTCGAACGATTCCTCGAACCGCGAGGCTCGCCGGTCGAACGGGAAGCCGAACGCCCGGAACTCGACCTCGTTCCATCCAGCGCCGAGCGCGAGCACGAACCGTCCGCCCGAGATCTCGTCGACGGTGGCTGCCTGCTTCGCGAGCATCGCGGGCGCGTGGAACCCCGCGCACGCGACCAGGGGACCGAGCGCCACCCGCTCGGTCGCCGCCGCGATCGCGGCGAGGGTCGTCCACGCCTCCCACGGCCCTCGCTCGGGCCGCCCGTCCCCGCGGTAGAGCAGGTGATCGCCCACCCAGACCGAGTCGAACCCGACCCGCTCGGCCGCCCGGGCCATCGCGACGTACTCCCGCCACCGCACCTCGCGCTCGACCTCGGGGAGCTGCACGCCGACACGGATCGATCTCGCCACGGTGCGAGCCTAAGCGGTCTCCGAGGACGCGGTCGTCCGACCCGACGGGATGCGGGGGGTGATGGCCAGGAGCGCGAGGGCGGCGGCGAGCGCGAGCGCGAACGCGCCGCCGAGCCCGGCGCGCAGGGGCGCATCGAGCGCGTCGGACAGCGCGATCGCCGCGCCGCCGAGCCCGGCGCCGGTCGCAACGCCCAGCATGTCCATCAGCAGCACGGCGGAGAGCTCCTCGCCCTCCTCCCCCGACTCCGAGACCCGCATCGCTGCGAGCGGGATCGTGGCGAACGCGATGCCCATGCCGACCCCGACCACGCCCCACCCCAGGTAGGCGACCGCGAGCGGTACCTGGAGCCACAACGTGCTCGCGACCGCGGCCTGTCCGACGAACAGCAGCGTGGTGCCCACGCCGACGAGCCATCCGAGCGGGCGGTCGCCGGCGTGGTTCGACTGCCAGAGGGCGCCCAGCGCCCATGTCACCGTCGCGATGGTGATCGCGAGCCCGGCCGCGCCGAGCGAGAGCCCTCGGATCCTCGTCAGCATCAGGGTGAGGAACGCGTCCATCGCGAGGAACGACACCGACAGCAGGAACGCGCTCGCCGCGATCGCACCGTGTCCCGGAGCGGCCCGGAACGTGCCCCGCGGAGCGATGTGGCGGAGCGCTGGCACCCCGATCGCCAGCCCGACGGCCACGGCGACCGGCACCCACCATGCGAACGCCGTGATCGAGGCGAACACGAACCCGGCGCCCACCATGAGTTGGATCGGCCAGCGCAGCGAGATCGCGGGCCCGCTCGACTCGGGGCGCGGTACCAGATCGAGCACGGGTGTGATCATCGCCCACGTCGCAAGCAGCACGGGGATCGGTGCGACGAACGCCCAGCGCCACCCGACCGTGCTGGCGATCGTGGCGCCCACGGGCGGGCCGACCAGCCCCGGCAGGATCCACATCGTGGCGAGCAGGGCGAGCACCCTCGGTCGCAGCGCGTCGGGGTACGTCTTCGCGAC
Coding sequences within it:
- a CDS encoding phosphatase PAP2 family protein, producing MIGDRLIRGAAGVAMVLATLEEARKAEVPLYEQRAFRIANDAPDAIRIPVRAVMQAGTFVTVPIVALVAAATGRRRLAVDLAGAGTLAWLGAKALKSLAGRGRPESLLADVHVRERIAGDLGWVSGHAAVATTLAATAWPVLPRSARPAAVAVVATTAFGRMYVGAHLPLDLVGGAGLGLILSTVLPCRDEHPPDER
- a CDS encoding right-handed parallel beta-helix repeat-containing protein, whose product is MLKRVIITAFVVTGTITAVLGSGTASAARRPCDVHIEAPADLNQRFRKEPVGAVICVSGTFRIDSSLEPRDGQVIRGHATIVNAGGVEDGFYLAQAEDVKIAGLEIMGFNTRGVRCGAGTRLVRSVLHHNAQNGVGCNLDNRAGSHIIIAHNQVYANGDPSIEGNTSGGMKFVRSGLPGARPGNSVSVRHNEVWGNIGNGIWFDINSAGDLIARNEVWDNTRSGIRYEISAGPGMIRRNVTHGNAWYGIWITSSAKVVVRENIAVRNGKKDIIVISDERARLTFPELGGTHDGYKIVNIDVAGNTVAREVAGCSLDGVSC
- a CDS encoding FAD-dependent oxidoreductase, with the translated sequence MANVAHVVVVGAGIVGASVADELTARGWPDVSVLDRGPLFDSGGSTFHAPGLVSRTSVSRMMARFAIETVDLMRSLEHVDGPCFDVVGALEVATTDERLEDLRRKRGWAESWGVEARIVDVETCVALHPLIDPERIVGGFHIPGDGLAKAARTTEARARRATERGARFLGDREVVAVDVERGRVTGVRTADGERLPADVVVCSAGIWGPRIASMVGLRLPMLPLAHLYAQTGPVDGFGEPGVEAATPIVRHLEGDLYFRQHDDRVGIGSFQHRALPIDPADTLVGAPATATLPFTPEDFESSWKTAVELMPRIGPVGVAEAFDGVFSFTPDGYPLIGESLEARGFWVAESVWITHSVGVARALAEWIVEGQPEVDVHEADVHRFELFQRSTAYFVPRSITNHDEVYDVHHPLEPVHRPRPMRVSPWIGRQRELRAVFVEGQGWERPAWYEANADLAGRLGLEIATRDDWHARWWSPIAVAEHVATRRGVGVFDLTPLRRLEVAGDGALAWLAELSSADLDRPAGSVAYTLVLGPRGTVLTDAIVARLAPDRWTVGLGTPADVALLQRAAPDDGSVDVRDVTTATCALGLWGPQATDVLGPLVDGGAGSLAFGRFRVRELDVAGVPVTAQSVSYVGEPGWELTTTADLGLHLWDLVWEAGRGVGLVAAGRRAFETLRLEAGYPAAGVDVTAEHAPGPAGLTRFTREASEGDAASRVLVRLELDGIVSGGEPVRAGDRTIGYVTSGGRAGGPGLAFAWLDRDHPAGVDVIAFDRPVAARVIARA
- a CDS encoding LLM class flavin-dependent oxidoreductase yields the protein MARSIRVGVQLPEVEREVRWREYVAMARAAERVGFDSVWVGDHLLYRGDGRPERGPWEAWTTLAAIAAATERVALGPLVACAGFHAPAMLAKQAATVDEISGGRFVLALGAGWNEVEFRAFGFPFDRRASRFEESFEVIRRLVSGERVTMRGEHVQVDDAVLLPQPLRRPRLMIGSTGRRVLTAALPHVDAWNTWFDWYGNSPDGFAMRNAEIDAIARDVGRDPAGIERSVCLLVALDPSTQERPLDPSAPPVTGPPAAIAEAIEAMGRAGADEVILVVDPITEASIETLGGALGSLG
- a CDS encoding MFS transporter, with amino-acid sequence MRPDETTPAPPPSAGTAPWREVFRGRRGRLTAGLLLLEALVAVQVLIVATIMPDVRGDLGMVQLYGLVFTASSLATIASIPIVGRAIDRFGTKAVLVPVLTIFATGLLVSATAPTMPVLLMGQFLQGAGGGGLYALSLGTVAKTYPDALRPRVLALLATMWILPGLVGPPVGATIASTVGWRWAFVAPIPVLLATWAMITPVLDLVPRPESSGPAISLRWPIQLMVGAGFVFASITAFAWWVPVAVAVGLAIGVPALRHIAPRGTFRAAPGHGAIAASAFLLSVSFLAMDAFLTLMLTRIRGLSLGAAGLAITIATVTWALGALWQSNHAGDRPLGWLVGVGTTLLFVGQAAVASTLWLQVPLAVAYLGWGVVGVGMGIAFATIPLAAMRVSESGEEGEELSAVLLMDMLGVATGAGLGGAAIALSDALDAPLRAGLGGAFALALAAALALLAITPRIPSGRTTASSETA